The proteins below are encoded in one region of Gaiella occulta:
- a CDS encoding BolA/IbaG family iron-sulfur metabolism protein — protein sequence MASTVIRDLLERAFPGAEIAVDDRTGGGDHFQVTVVSSAFDGLSLIEQHRLVNAALAAPLADGTIHELRIRTKGTA from the coding sequence ATGGCGAGCACCGTGATCCGCGATCTGCTCGAGCGGGCCTTCCCCGGCGCGGAGATCGCCGTGGACGACCGGACCGGCGGCGGCGACCACTTCCAGGTGACCGTCGTCTCGAGCGCCTTCGACGGGCTCTCCCTGATCGAGCAGCACCGGCTCGTCAACGCAGCTCTCGCGGCGCCGCTCGCCGACGGCACCATCCACGAGCTCCGCATCCGAACGAAGGGAACGGCATGA
- a CDS encoding glutaredoxin family protein, whose amino-acid sequence MSTLSEQIQHVIATEPVVVFMKGTPEMPACGNSLRALQALWSAGAPIAAVDVLPDPRIRQELSALSEWPTIPQVFVRGELIGGADITEELHASGELQARLDAALGTEREQTVRTLELALPA is encoded by the coding sequence ATGAGCACCCTCTCCGAGCAGATCCAGCACGTGATCGCCACCGAGCCGGTGGTCGTCTTCATGAAGGGCACCCCCGAGATGCCGGCCTGCGGGAACTCGCTGCGCGCGCTGCAGGCGCTGTGGTCGGCGGGCGCCCCGATCGCCGCCGTCGACGTCCTCCCCGACCCACGCATCCGCCAGGAGCTGTCCGCCCTCAGCGAGTGGCCGACGATCCCGCAGGTGTTCGTGCGGGGCGAGCTGATCGGCGGCGCCGACATCACCGAGGAGCTGCACGCCTCCGGCGAGCTCCAGGCCAGGCTCGACGCCGCCCTCGGCACGGAACGCGAGCAGACGGTGCGCACGCTGGAGCTCGCGCTACCCGCCTGA